From Streptomyces sp. NBC_00775, one genomic window encodes:
- a CDS encoding nuclear transport factor 2 family protein, with product MSTHHPTSTDDLMEIQQLLARYAVCITRGDIDGVLAVFTPDGTYSAFGDTYPLAEFPALVAAAPKGLFLTGTATIDLAGDGNAASGSQPLCFIDHATHAMRIGYYSDSYVRTADGWRLRTRAMTFIRRSGAHDSGRPHAYERSGPGA from the coding sequence TTGTCCACTCACCACCCGACGTCCACTGACGACCTGATGGAGATCCAGCAACTGCTGGCCCGTTACGCGGTGTGCATCACCCGGGGCGACATCGACGGCGTGCTCGCGGTCTTCACTCCCGACGGGACCTACAGCGCGTTCGGGGACACCTATCCGCTCGCCGAGTTCCCGGCGTTGGTCGCCGCCGCGCCCAAGGGGCTCTTCCTCACCGGGACGGCCACGATCGACCTTGCCGGGGACGGGAACGCCGCGAGCGGCAGTCAGCCGCTGTGCTTCATCGACCACGCCACCCACGCCATGCGGATCGGCTACTACTCCGACAGCTATGTACGGACCGCGGACGGCTGGCGGCTGCGCACGCGGGCGATGACCTTCATCCGCCGCAGCGGAGCGCACGACTCGGGCCGCCCGCACGCCTACGAGCGCTCCGGTCCCGGGGCATGA
- a CDS encoding ABC transporter ATP-binding protein, translated as MESLRVSGVTVSFGGNRALDSVAMTAEPGRITGLIGPNGAGKSTLFDVASGLRRPSSGRVFLDGRDITRLRPSERARRGLARTFQRLELFGRLSVRDNLRVAAELGPERRRADRAVTEILARLGLTDIADTAPDALPTGVGRLVEVGRALAIRPQVLLLDEPAAGQDGEETERFAALLRSLAADGTAVVLVEHDMSLVMGVCDEVYVLDLGKVIAVGPPEVIRADETVLAAYLGDA; from the coding sequence GTGGAGTCACTGCGAGTTAGCGGAGTGACGGTCTCCTTCGGCGGAAACCGGGCTCTCGACTCGGTCGCCATGACCGCCGAACCGGGCCGGATCACCGGCCTGATCGGGCCCAACGGGGCGGGCAAGAGCACCCTGTTCGACGTGGCGTCCGGGCTGCGCAGGCCCTCGTCGGGGCGGGTGTTCCTCGACGGCCGGGACATCACCCGGCTGCGCCCCTCGGAGCGGGCCCGGCGCGGACTGGCCCGTACCTTCCAGCGGCTGGAGCTCTTCGGCCGGCTCAGCGTCCGCGACAACCTGCGCGTCGCCGCGGAACTCGGGCCCGAACGACGGCGCGCGGACCGCGCGGTGACGGAGATCCTCGCCAGGCTCGGCCTGACGGACATCGCCGACACCGCGCCCGACGCACTGCCCACCGGGGTCGGCCGCCTGGTCGAGGTCGGCCGGGCGCTCGCCATCCGCCCCCAGGTGCTCCTGCTCGACGAGCCCGCGGCGGGACAGGACGGCGAGGAGACCGAACGGTTCGCGGCGCTGCTGCGCTCGCTGGCGGCCGACGGGACGGCCGTCGTCCTCGTCGAGCACGACATGAGCCTCGTCATGGGCGTCTGCGACGAGGTGTACGTACTCGACCTCGGCAAGGTCATCGCCGTCGGCCCGCCCGAGGTGATCCGAGCCGACGAGACCGTTCTGGCGGCCTACTTGGGGGACGCGTGA
- a CDS encoding enoyl-CoA hydratase-related protein, producing MSDLVLTERVGNVLMVTLNRPEARNALNPALIDELSDVLRSADADSGIRAIVLSGAGTVFCAGMDLKAFAQGGKFDGLVWFFQEGIGTPVIAALNGSALAGGFELVLACDLVVAAEEARLGIAEVKRGLFAAGGGTTLADRVPLSVALEMGLTGEPVTAAYAWQIGLVNRAVPADRVREEALALAERIAANGPLGVTMTKKLMRQRRWAEPDEVTSVFRSADATEGARAFAERRAPVWTGK from the coding sequence ATGAGCGACCTGGTCCTGACCGAACGGGTCGGCAACGTGCTGATGGTGACCCTGAACCGGCCCGAGGCACGCAACGCCCTCAACCCCGCGCTGATCGACGAGCTGTCGGACGTACTGCGCTCCGCGGACGCCGATTCCGGGATCCGGGCGATCGTGCTCTCGGGAGCGGGAACGGTCTTCTGCGCCGGCATGGACCTGAAGGCGTTCGCGCAGGGTGGCAAGTTCGACGGCCTGGTGTGGTTCTTCCAGGAGGGCATCGGCACCCCGGTGATCGCGGCGCTGAACGGCTCCGCGCTCGCCGGCGGCTTCGAACTGGTGCTGGCCTGCGATCTGGTCGTCGCCGCCGAGGAGGCCAGGCTCGGGATCGCCGAGGTCAAGCGGGGCCTGTTCGCGGCCGGGGGCGGGACGACGCTCGCCGACCGGGTGCCCCTGTCGGTCGCCCTGGAAATGGGCCTGACCGGCGAACCGGTCACGGCCGCGTACGCCTGGCAGATCGGTCTGGTGAACCGAGCCGTCCCCGCCGACCGGGTACGGGAGGAGGCGCTGGCCCTGGCCGAACGGATCGCCGCGAACGGGCCACTGGGCGTCACCATGACCAAGAAGCTGATGCGGCAGCGCCGCTGGGCCGAACCGGACGAGGTCACGTCGGTGTTCCGCAGCGCCGACGCGACGGAGGGAGCACGGGCGTTCGCGGAACGCAGGGCGCCGGTATGGACGGGGAAGTGA
- a CDS encoding ABC transporter ATP-binding protein: MDPLLELRGIRAAHERITVLHGVDLSVATGQVVALLGPNGAGKTTTLRVAAGVHPVDSGQLRLAGRDMTGADPRDLARAGVCLIPEGRGVFPNLSVRDNLLMMTFTGRGREEIEEIAFARFPVLKQRSSQPAGTLSGGEQQMLALARGLATDPAVLLLDELSMGLAPLVVARLYEQVAEIARQGVAVLVVEQFAAAVLDIADHAAVLVRGRVQRQGHPDGGLRAELSALYLGSSA, from the coding sequence ATGGACCCGCTGCTCGAACTGCGCGGCATACGGGCCGCCCACGAACGGATCACCGTTCTGCACGGGGTGGACCTGAGCGTCGCCACCGGCCAGGTCGTGGCCCTGCTCGGCCCGAACGGCGCGGGCAAGACGACCACCCTCCGGGTGGCGGCCGGCGTCCACCCGGTCGACTCGGGCCAACTCCGCCTTGCCGGACGGGACATGACCGGCGCCGACCCCCGCGACCTGGCCCGCGCCGGGGTCTGTCTGATCCCCGAGGGACGCGGCGTGTTCCCCAACCTGTCCGTCCGCGACAACCTCCTGATGATGACCTTCACCGGCCGCGGCCGCGAGGAGATCGAGGAGATCGCGTTCGCCCGGTTCCCCGTCCTGAAACAGCGTTCCTCGCAACCGGCGGGCACCCTCTCCGGCGGCGAGCAGCAGATGCTCGCCCTCGCCCGGGGCCTCGCCACCGACCCCGCCGTACTGCTCCTCGACGAACTCTCCATGGGCCTGGCCCCGTTGGTGGTCGCCCGGCTGTACGAGCAGGTCGCCGAGATCGCCCGGCAGGGCGTGGCCGTCCTGGTCGTCGAGCAGTTCGCGGCCGCCGTCCTCGACATCGCCGACCACGCGGCCGTCCTCGTACGCGGCCGGGTCCAGCGGCAGGGCCACCCCGACGGCGGCCTGCGCGCCGAACTGTCCGCCCTCTACCTGGGGAGTTCCGCATGA
- a CDS encoding acyl-CoA dehydrogenase family protein: protein MDAAERDLLAETLRKTMTAASGAALDSALADLGWAELLTEAPDTAVPLTFGLLGETGAHAPLLNDVLLQAAGRPLGGTLPLPYAGGAWVVWERADKTGATLDGDPPPHAAPLDGDLPLRGVPDGDPVRLAAGRRALGWWLVGTGRAMLGLARAHVLDRTQFGHPLASFQAVRHRLAETLVALDGAEATLVAAEDDLGSLLAKAAAGQAALTAARHCQQVLGGIGFTAEHTLHRHVRRALVLDGLLGSARELTRKAGALLREAGTAPRLVQL from the coding sequence GTGGACGCGGCCGAACGGGACCTGCTGGCCGAGACGCTCCGCAAGACGATGACGGCGGCGTCCGGAGCCGCCCTCGACTCGGCGCTGGCCGACCTCGGCTGGGCCGAGCTGCTGACGGAAGCGCCGGACACGGCGGTCCCGCTCACCTTCGGGCTGCTCGGCGAGACGGGTGCGCACGCGCCGCTCCTGAACGACGTACTGCTGCAGGCCGCGGGGCGTCCCCTCGGGGGCACGCTGCCGCTGCCGTACGCGGGCGGTGCGTGGGTGGTGTGGGAGCGCGCCGACAAGACCGGGGCGACGCTCGACGGCGACCCGCCCCCGCACGCCGCGCCGCTCGACGGCGACCTGCCGCTGCGCGGCGTCCCGGACGGGGATCCGGTCCGGCTCGCCGCGGGACGGCGGGCGCTCGGCTGGTGGCTGGTCGGCACGGGTCGGGCGATGCTCGGGCTCGCCCGGGCGCACGTACTGGACCGGACTCAATTCGGGCATCCGCTCGCCTCGTTCCAGGCCGTACGGCACCGGTTGGCCGAGACGCTCGTCGCGCTCGACGGCGCCGAGGCGACCCTGGTGGCCGCCGAGGACGACCTCGGCTCCCTGCTCGCCAAGGCGGCGGCGGGACAGGCGGCGCTGACGGCGGCCCGCCACTGCCAGCAAGTACTCGGCGGCATCGGCTTCACCGCCGAGCACACCCTGCATCGGCACGTCCGGCGCGCTCTCGTGCTGGACGGACTGCTCGGCAGCGCAAGGGAGTTGACCCGGAAGGCCGGGGCGCTGCTGCGGGAGGCCGGCACGGCGCCACGACTCGTTCAACTGTGA
- a CDS encoding branched-chain amino acid ABC transporter permease codes for MEQFLTFGIVGLSTAAIYAVIGSGLVLTYTTTGVFNFAHGAAGMLSAFTYWQFTVGWGWPVPVALAVVLLVLAPAFGLFVERVILRPVQALGEAERLVMTVALLSGLIGVARWIWDPNVPRPLPVFFADRAPFHIGPVAVTWHQALTMAVAVAVAVGLRILLYRTRAGAEMRATVDDRALVGLTGADPVRANKVAWILGTQLAAIGGILIAPTVQLDAAQLSLLIVSAYTAAVFGRLRSVPLTFIGAVVIGCTESFLTGYLPQNDYLPGLRLAAPALLLFLALLAFPHRRLRGRDRRLAPVPIPTVRGTLVFAAATIAFGVVLASVLGEADLITYGAIFSLGVVALSYVPLAGYAGQISLCQLSMAGIGAVVWAHVGAHGQLWALGAAIGVSAVAGALIALPALRLSGVYLALGTAAFAVVLDRWIFSLPAFHVFGVKVALFDQGSVEVAGPRLFGLHLDSGTDLMVFAAVCLALASLGVAALRRGRFGRRLIALRDSEAAYATLGGNLLTAKVLVFALASGIAGLGGALYGMQQRSVTAEQFSLISGLPVFLVAVIGGLGAVGNGLFTGTALVGPTNALVTVASSLQNPVALLPALAGMGLGHNPDGIASRFRRQWEPIARDRIALTALIGWLATAWLLRLGDLISGWTFLGGALAVAVALRLWAAAREATAHSRTRPSAEPEIPVEWWGVRRAWRPEDGEVLARGVTAS; via the coding sequence ATGGAACAGTTCCTCACCTTCGGGATCGTCGGCCTGAGCACGGCCGCGATCTACGCGGTCATCGGCAGCGGCCTGGTGCTCACCTACACCACCACCGGCGTGTTCAACTTCGCGCACGGTGCCGCGGGCATGCTGTCGGCGTTCACCTACTGGCAGTTCACCGTCGGCTGGGGCTGGCCCGTCCCGGTGGCCCTCGCGGTGGTGCTGCTCGTCCTCGCCCCGGCCTTCGGCCTCTTCGTCGAACGCGTGATCCTGCGGCCCGTCCAGGCACTGGGCGAGGCCGAACGGCTGGTGATGACGGTCGCGCTGCTGAGCGGTCTCATCGGGGTCGCCCGCTGGATCTGGGACCCCAACGTCCCGCGCCCCCTGCCGGTGTTCTTCGCCGACCGGGCCCCCTTCCACATCGGGCCGGTCGCCGTCACCTGGCACCAGGCCCTCACCATGGCCGTCGCGGTGGCGGTCGCGGTGGGCCTGCGGATCCTGCTCTACCGGACCCGGGCCGGAGCCGAGATGCGCGCGACCGTCGACGACCGCGCGCTGGTCGGGCTCACGGGAGCCGATCCGGTACGGGCCAACAAGGTGGCGTGGATCCTCGGCACCCAACTGGCCGCGATCGGCGGCATCCTCATCGCGCCGACCGTTCAACTCGACGCGGCCCAGCTCTCGTTGCTCATCGTCAGTGCCTACACCGCCGCCGTCTTCGGGCGACTGCGCAGCGTGCCGCTCACCTTCATCGGAGCCGTCGTCATCGGCTGCACGGAGAGCTTTCTGACCGGCTATCTCCCCCAGAACGACTATCTGCCGGGCCTACGGCTGGCCGCACCCGCCCTGCTGCTGTTCCTCGCCCTGCTCGCGTTCCCGCACCGACGACTGCGCGGCCGCGACCGGCGGCTGGCACCGGTACCGATACCGACGGTCCGGGGCACCCTCGTGTTCGCCGCGGCGACGATCGCGTTCGGGGTGGTGCTGGCATCGGTGCTCGGCGAAGCCGACCTCATCACGTACGGAGCGATCTTCTCGCTCGGCGTGGTGGCCCTCTCGTATGTACCGCTGGCCGGCTACGCGGGCCAGATCTCACTGTGCCAGCTGAGCATGGCCGGGATCGGCGCGGTCGTCTGGGCGCACGTCGGCGCGCACGGCCAGCTGTGGGCGCTCGGCGCCGCGATCGGGGTCTCCGCGGTGGCCGGGGCGCTGATCGCGCTGCCCGCACTGCGGCTGTCCGGGGTGTATCTGGCGCTGGGGACGGCCGCCTTCGCCGTCGTCCTCGACCGGTGGATCTTCAGCCTGCCCGCGTTCCACGTCTTCGGCGTGAAGGTCGCGCTGTTCGACCAGGGCTCGGTGGAGGTGGCCGGACCCCGGTTGTTCGGCCTCCATCTGGACAGCGGGACCGACCTGATGGTGTTCGCCGCGGTCTGTCTCGCCCTCGCCTCGCTCGGCGTGGCGGCGCTGCGGCGCGGCCGGTTCGGGCGGCGGCTGATCGCCCTGCGGGACAGTGAGGCCGCGTACGCGACGCTCGGCGGGAACCTGCTGACGGCCAAGGTGCTCGTCTTCGCGCTCGCCTCGGGCATCGCCGGGCTCGGCGGAGCGCTGTACGGCATGCAGCAACGATCCGTCACCGCCGAGCAGTTCAGCCTCATTTCCGGACTGCCCGTCTTCCTGGTCGCGGTGATCGGCGGCCTCGGCGCGGTGGGCAACGGACTCTTCACCGGGACGGCGCTCGTCGGGCCGACGAACGCGCTGGTCACCGTGGCGTCCTCGCTGCAGAACCCGGTCGCCCTGCTGCCCGCCCTGGCCGGCATGGGCCTCGGCCACAACCCCGACGGCATCGCGTCACGGTTCCGCCGCCAGTGGGAGCCGATCGCCCGGGACCGGATCGCCCTGACCGCGCTGATCGGCTGGCTCGCGACGGCATGGCTGCTGCGGCTCGGCGACCTGATCAGCGGGTGGACCTTCCTGGGGGGCGCCCTGGCCGTGGCGGTGGCGCTGCGCCTCTGGGCGGCCGCCCGGGAGGCGACGGCGCACTCGCGGACGCGGCCTTCGGCCGAGCCGGAGATCCCGGTCGAGTGGTGGGGCGTACGGCGTGCGTGGCGCCCGGAGGACGGGGAGGTGCTGGCCCGTGGAGTCACTGCGAGTTAG
- a CDS encoding enoyl-CoA hydratase/isomerase family protein — protein sequence MILDPPFLLVDLDREAPYRMDAADQVRVGFAAEPTETGEDFDVLLTGAPEAPRPWVTCADPFTTGRRLGWLVDRRPAASVALVQVLRMGAALAPPERLVVESLAYSTLQGGADFEAWLAAAPERTPRPADSPVRLRREGDRLSVTLDRPRARNAMDAATRDALCEALRVAVADASIARVDLYGNGPSFCSGGDLSEFGTSRDPAQAHLVRVHRSPAALLQRCGARVTAHLHGACVGAGIELAAFANRVLAAPDTVIRLPEIEMGLIPGAGGTASLPVRIGRERTAYLALTGDPLTAEEALEWGLVDEVTASAEG from the coding sequence GTGATCCTGGACCCGCCCTTCCTCCTGGTCGATCTGGACCGCGAAGCCCCGTACCGGATGGACGCGGCCGACCAGGTGCGCGTCGGCTTCGCGGCCGAACCGACCGAGACGGGCGAGGACTTCGATGTCCTGCTCACCGGTGCCCCCGAGGCGCCGCGCCCATGGGTGACCTGCGCCGACCCGTTCACCACCGGCCGCCGGCTGGGGTGGCTCGTCGACAGGCGGCCCGCCGCGTCCGTCGCGCTGGTGCAGGTACTGCGGATGGGTGCCGCCCTGGCCCCGCCCGAGCGGCTGGTGGTCGAATCCCTCGCCTACTCGACGCTCCAGGGCGGGGCCGACTTCGAGGCCTGGCTGGCCGCGGCGCCCGAGCGCACGCCGCGGCCCGCCGACAGCCCCGTACGGCTGCGTCGTGAGGGTGACCGGCTCTCCGTCACCCTGGACCGGCCCCGGGCACGGAACGCCATGGACGCCGCAACGCGTGACGCGCTGTGTGAAGCGCTGCGGGTCGCCGTGGCGGACGCGTCGATCGCGCGCGTCGATCTGTACGGCAACGGGCCTTCGTTCTGCAGCGGAGGGGACCTCTCCGAGTTCGGGACCTCCCGGGATCCCGCGCAGGCCCATCTGGTGCGCGTGCACCGCAGTCCCGCCGCTCTGCTCCAGCGGTGCGGTGCGCGCGTCACGGCTCATCTGCACGGCGCGTGTGTCGGTGCGGGCATCGAACTGGCGGCGTTCGCGAACCGCGTTCTCGCCGCGCCCGACACGGTGATCCGGCTGCCCGAGATCGAGATGGGGCTGATCCCGGGCGCCGGGGGCACGGCGAGCCTCCCGGTCCGCATCGGCCGGGAGCGCACCGCGTATCTCGCCCTGACGGGCGACCCGTTGACCGCCGAGGAGGCCCTCGAGTGGGGCCTGGTGGACGAGGTCACCGCGTCCGCCGAAGGGTGA
- a CDS encoding acyl-CoA dehydrogenase family protein has protein sequence MNVTEFRSGLRTWLDAHDLSPGPDRSLDGQVEQLARVRRALYEADWMRYGWPAGAGGLGGPAVLRAVLGEEVATRGLAEPGIYSMVEVLAPTMISYAPAQLAAEIVPLLLGGREQWCQGFSEPGSGSDLASLTTRAVPRGEDWVVTGQKVWTSLAQYAARCVLLTRTAPGHGGITAFFVDMDTPGITVRPLRTMHGVDEFAEVFLDDVVVPGDRMLGRPGDGWRLAMDLLPHERSTCFWHRIAHLYTRLDRLLAEKAEKAERAERTAGAVGGVGAAGGVGGNRVGKGSGFEAAEATDDAELGAAYLALHTVRCRSHATQRRLADGARLGPETSVDKVLLATAEQQLFDTVRDLLPGVLELTESPWRAEYLYSRAATIYGGTAEIQRNIIARRLLDLGKD, from the coding sequence ATGAACGTCACGGAATTCCGCTCGGGCCTGCGCACCTGGCTCGACGCGCACGACCTCTCCCCCGGCCCCGACCGCTCGCTCGACGGCCAGGTCGAGCAGTTGGCCCGGGTCCGTCGCGCGCTCTACGAGGCGGACTGGATGCGGTACGGCTGGCCCGCCGGCGCCGGGGGGCTCGGCGGTCCCGCCGTACTGCGGGCCGTGCTCGGGGAGGAGGTCGCCACCCGCGGCCTGGCCGAGCCCGGCATCTACTCGATGGTCGAGGTCCTCGCACCGACGATGATCTCGTACGCCCCTGCCCAACTGGCCGCCGAAATAGTCCCGTTGCTGCTCGGCGGCCGCGAGCAGTGGTGCCAGGGCTTCTCCGAACCCGGCTCCGGCAGCGACCTCGCGTCGCTGACCACCCGCGCCGTCCCCCGGGGCGAGGACTGGGTGGTCACCGGGCAGAAGGTGTGGACGAGCCTCGCGCAGTACGCGGCCCGCTGTGTCCTGCTCACCCGTACCGCGCCGGGCCACGGCGGAATCACCGCCTTCTTCGTCGACATGGACACCCCCGGCATCACCGTCAGACCGCTGCGCACGATGCACGGCGTGGACGAGTTCGCCGAGGTGTTCCTCGACGACGTGGTGGTCCCCGGCGACCGCATGCTGGGCCGCCCCGGCGACGGATGGCGGCTCGCGATGGACCTGCTCCCCCACGAGCGCTCCACCTGCTTCTGGCACCGGATCGCCCATCTCTACACGCGACTTGACCGACTGCTGGCCGAGAAGGCCGAGAAGGCCGAGAGAGCCGAGAGAACAGCGGGAGCCGTCGGAGGCGTTGGAGCCGCTGGAGGCGTTGGAGGCAACAGAGTCGGGAAGGGCTCCGGATTCGAGGCCGCCGAAGCGACGGACGACGCCGAACTCGGCGCCGCCTACCTGGCGTTGCACACCGTCCGCTGCCGCTCCCACGCGACCCAGCGGCGGCTGGCCGACGGGGCCCGGCTCGGCCCGGAGACGTCGGTCGACAAGGTGCTGCTGGCCACGGCGGAGCAGCAACTCTTCGACACCGTACGGGATTTACTCCCCGGCGTGCTGGAGCTGACGGAGTCGCCGTGGCGGGCGGAGTACCTGTACTCGCGGGCGGCGACCATCTACGGCGGCACCGCCGAGATCCAGCGCAACATCATCGCCCGCCGGCTGCTGGACCTGGGGAAGGACTGA
- a CDS encoding CoA transferase, with translation MGNDVLADVALGGWMATLEPFLPPLAAVAQDFTALTGVPVDLPSALFLRAHLAGLGFPDRTSAGGSCHLLETADGWAAVNLARPDDHAAVPALLALLGAAPHATLHEAARRVKAAEVAAHAQLLGVAAAELGSARGTRAPVRAERLGERSVRDPATLRVVDLSALWAGPLCARLLGRAGAHVVKVESATRPDGARRGSPAFYRWLHDDHENLVLDFASGALAEVVAEADVVIEASRPRALRRLGVCAERFLAARPGRVWVGVTGYGRDDDRIAFGDDAAVAGGLTGLDAQGAPTFLGDALADPVTGVFAARAAARSLAQGGGELLCVSMAACAASLTDGG, from the coding sequence TTGGGGAATGATGTTCTCGCCGATGTCGCGCTCGGCGGCTGGATGGCGACGCTGGAGCCGTTCCTTCCCCCGCTCGCCGCCGTCGCGCAGGACTTCACCGCCCTCACCGGTGTACCGGTCGACCTGCCCTCCGCCCTGTTCCTCCGCGCCCACCTCGCGGGTCTCGGCTTCCCTGACCGGACGTCGGCCGGCGGCTCCTGCCATCTCCTCGAAACCGCCGACGGCTGGGCCGCCGTCAACCTGGCCCGCCCCGACGACCACGCAGCCGTACCCGCCCTTCTCGCCCTCCTGGGCGCGGCGCCGCACGCAACGCTTCACGAGGCGGCGCGGCGGGTGAAGGCGGCCGAGGTCGCCGCGCACGCACAGCTGCTCGGGGTGGCGGCGGCGGAGCTCGGCTCGGCCCGCGGAACCCGCGCTCCCGTACGCGCGGAGAGGCTCGGCGAGCGGAGCGTACGGGACCCCGCCACCCTCCGCGTGGTCGACCTGTCGGCCCTGTGGGCGGGCCCCCTGTGCGCACGGCTTCTGGGAAGGGCGGGAGCACACGTGGTCAAGGTGGAGAGCGCGACCAGACCCGACGGCGCACGGCGCGGGTCGCCCGCCTTCTACCGCTGGCTGCACGACGACCACGAGAACCTGGTGCTGGACTTCGCCTCGGGCGCGCTCGCCGAGGTCGTCGCCGAGGCCGACGTCGTCATCGAGGCGTCAAGACCGCGCGCACTGCGCCGACTTGGCGTGTGCGCCGAGCGGTTCCTGGCCGCCCGCCCCGGCCGCGTCTGGGTCGGCGTCACCGGGTACGGCCGCGACGACGACCGCATCGCCTTCGGTGACGACGCGGCGGTGGCTGGCGGCCTGACCGGCCTCGACGCACAGGGCGCCCCCACGTTCCTGGGCGACGCGCTCGCCGACCCGGTGACCGGTGTCTTCGCCGCCCGCGCCGCGGCCCGCTCGCTGGCCCAGGGAGGCGGCGAGCTGCTGTGCGTCTCGATGGCAGCCTGCGCGGCCTCACTCACCGACGGTGGATGA
- a CDS encoding acyl-CoA thioesterase: MTDLWSDLLGCLGLRAEPGDATKSGGAAKPGAAAEPGDVFEGRNQQLSYHRLFGGQLLAQFVRAASLTCPGKTVKSLHAAFPRAGRTEEPVRYEVVRHHEGGTFATLTVIARQRQGVVATASVSLHAHEDGLERQTTAPVPSVPGAEHRVTLDLLPWETRAVAELDSPKSEPPEYDLWMRTPTVSAELAPALIAYATDLSLIGTALRPLEGISQHDAGTAFSSAVTSHSLWFHRPFRTDDWLLLHQHSPLLAHGRCFGRGDVFTEDGSLVASYAQEALLRFRPAGG; encoded by the coding sequence GTGACCGATCTGTGGAGTGACCTGCTCGGCTGCCTCGGCCTGCGCGCCGAACCCGGCGACGCCACCAAATCCGGCGGCGCTGCCAAACCCGGCGCAGCTGCCGAACCCGGCGACGTTTTCGAGGGACGCAACCAACAGCTCAGCTATCACCGGCTGTTCGGCGGGCAGCTGCTGGCCCAGTTCGTCCGGGCGGCCTCCCTCACGTGCCCCGGCAAGACGGTCAAGTCGCTGCATGCCGCGTTCCCGCGTGCGGGCCGTACCGAGGAGCCCGTCCGGTACGAGGTGGTGCGTCATCACGAGGGCGGCACCTTCGCGACGCTGACGGTCATCGCCCGGCAGCGCCAGGGGGTCGTGGCCACCGCCTCGGTGTCCCTGCACGCGCACGAGGACGGCCTCGAACGCCAGACCACCGCTCCCGTCCCCTCCGTTCCCGGGGCGGAGCACCGGGTGACGCTCGATCTGCTGCCCTGGGAGACCCGGGCGGTCGCCGAGCTGGACTCCCCGAAGTCGGAACCGCCCGAGTACGACCTCTGGATGCGTACGCCGACGGTGAGCGCGGAACTCGCCCCCGCGCTCATCGCGTACGCGACCGATCTGAGCCTCATCGGCACGGCCCTGCGCCCGCTCGAAGGAATCAGCCAGCACGACGCGGGAACGGCGTTCTCCTCAGCCGTCACCTCGCACTCGCTCTGGTTCCATCGCCCCTTCCGGACCGACGACTGGCTGCTGCTCCACCAGCACAGCCCGCTCCTGGCGCATGGCCGCTGCTTCGGCAGGGGTGACGTGTTCACCGAGGACGGCTCGCTGGTCGCCTCGTACGCGCAGGAGGCGCTGCTCCGCTTCCGGCCGGCGGGCGGCTGA
- a CDS encoding pyridoxamine 5'-phosphate oxidase family protein — protein MSGQRRGTAIAMTDEERDTFLRTQPVCRVATVGPGGHPHASALWFVWDGASLWLNSLVHSQRWTDLDRDPRLSVIVDEGGADFMRLRGVELRGSVRVVGEAPRKGDPLDELRVPEQLFADKYMDGGTFRYDGRHGWLRLSAEKVVSWDFAKLRRDR, from the coding sequence ATGAGCGGACAACGCAGGGGCACCGCGATCGCCATGACCGACGAGGAGAGGGACACCTTTCTGCGCACTCAACCGGTCTGCCGGGTCGCGACCGTCGGACCGGGCGGACATCCCCATGCCAGCGCCCTGTGGTTCGTGTGGGACGGAGCCTCTCTGTGGCTCAACTCGCTCGTCCACAGCCAGCGTTGGACCGATCTCGACCGCGATCCACGGCTCAGCGTGATCGTCGACGAAGGAGGCGCCGACTTCATGCGTCTACGGGGCGTCGAACTGCGGGGAAGCGTCCGCGTGGTCGGCGAGGCACCGCGCAAGGGCGACCCCCTGGACGAACTCCGGGTCCCCGAGCAGCTCTTCGCGGACAAGTACATGGACGGCGGCACGTTCCGCTACGACGGACGGCACGGCTGGCTCCGGCTCTCCGCCGAGAAGGTCGTGAGCTGGGACTTCGCGAAGCTGCGCCGGGACCGTTGA